Proteins encoded together in one Deinococcus irradiatisoli window:
- a CDS encoding basic amino acid ABC transporter substrate-binding protein, whose translation MNKMLICAALSCFALAAQATAASCLADVKAGGLSVVTSPDYPPFESLDKSNKIVGFDIDLINLVGQQMGVKVNVVGQSFDGLIPSLLARKADLVAAGITITDERKKSVAFSLPYISGPNAIVVRKETTGIKKLADLAGKSVAVQLGTAQEKLVGDVKGANVKSYNLYTDAALAVQTRQADAMVLHKTVADTFVKIYPDLKIVGTLGSLRTAFAMRKDCADLTNRVNAALIQLRNSGEMDKLVTKWFK comes from the coding sequence ATGAACAAAATGTTGATCTGCGCCGCGCTCAGCTGCTTTGCCCTCGCCGCCCAGGCCACGGCGGCCTCCTGCCTGGCCGACGTGAAAGCGGGCGGCCTGAGCGTCGTGACCAGCCCGGATTACCCGCCCTTCGAATCGCTCGACAAGAGCAACAAGATCGTCGGTTTCGACATCGACCTGATCAACCTGGTGGGGCAGCAGATGGGCGTCAAGGTCAACGTGGTGGGGCAGAGCTTCGACGGCCTGATCCCTTCGCTGCTGGCCCGCAAGGCCGATCTGGTGGCCGCCGGCATCACCATCACCGACGAGCGCAAGAAGAGCGTGGCCTTCTCGCTGCCGTACATCTCCGGCCCCAACGCCATCGTGGTCCGCAAGGAAACCACCGGCATCAAGAAGCTCGCCGATCTGGCCGGCAAGAGCGTGGCCGTGCAGCTCGGCACCGCCCAGGAAAAGCTGGTGGGCGACGTGAAGGGCGCCAACGTCAAGTCGTACAACCTCTACACCGACGCCGCGCTGGCGGTGCAGACCCGCCAGGCCGACGCGATGGTGCTGCATAAAACGGTGGCCGACACCTTCGTGAAAATCTACCCGGACCTCAAGATCGTGGGCACCCTCGGTTCCCTGAGAACCGCCTTTGCCATGCGCAAGGACTGCGCCGACCTGACCAACCGGGTCAACGCCGCCCTGATTCAGCTGCGCAACTCCGGCGAGATGGACAAGCTCGTGACCAAGTGGTTCAAGTAA
- a CDS encoding FAD-binding oxidoreductase, with protein MNPDALQALRARFGEQLSTAPAVLETHGRDESHPEVVPPHAVLFARSEADICAALALARQYRFPVTPFAAGSSLEGQVIPVRGGLSLDVNGLSEVLAIHPSGFQATVQPGVTYPALNRRLRPHGLFFPVDPGAEATLGGMASTNASGTAALRYGTTRDNVLELRVALLDGRVIRVGSKARKTSAGYDLKNLFIGAEGTLGIITELTVKLHPLPAEVAVLRCHFASIEQAAVCAASIMAAALQPERLELMDEHELHAVNRHKGTAYPEAPTLWIELAASTAAGLGEALHLCQEVCREAGAQGLEVASSAAERQQLWEARHHAYYAMCALYPEDERLNTDLCVPLHRLAEMIAFTRARCDQRGLQGSVVGHVGDGNFHVLFHARPEDQESWNKIHATYDEMVDRALQLGGTCSGEHGIGLHKQRYLQREHGDTLDLMRGVKALFDPEGLLNPGKIFSPAPEKALM; from the coding sequence ATGAACCCAGACGCCCTCCAGGCCCTTCGCGCCCGCTTCGGCGAGCAGCTCAGCACCGCGCCGGCCGTTCTGGAAACGCACGGCCGCGACGAAAGCCACCCGGAGGTGGTGCCGCCCCACGCGGTGCTGTTCGCCCGCAGCGAGGCCGACATCTGCGCGGCACTGGCGCTGGCCCGGCAGTACCGCTTTCCGGTGACGCCGTTCGCTGCCGGCAGCAGTCTGGAAGGCCAGGTGATTCCGGTACGCGGCGGCCTCTCGCTGGACGTGAACGGGCTGAGTGAAGTGCTGGCCATTCACCCCAGCGGCTTTCAGGCCACCGTGCAGCCGGGCGTGACCTATCCGGCGCTCAACCGGCGGCTGCGCCCGCACGGGCTGTTCTTTCCGGTGGACCCGGGGGCCGAGGCGACCCTGGGCGGCATGGCGTCCACCAACGCGTCCGGCACGGCGGCGCTGCGCTATGGCACCACCCGCGACAACGTGCTGGAACTGCGGGTGGCGCTGCTCGACGGCCGGGTGATCCGGGTGGGCAGCAAGGCGCGCAAGACCAGCGCCGGCTACGACCTCAAGAACCTGTTCATCGGGGCCGAGGGCACGCTGGGCATCATCACCGAGCTGACCGTCAAGCTGCACCCCCTGCCGGCCGAGGTGGCGGTGCTGCGCTGCCACTTTGCCAGCATCGAGCAGGCCGCCGTGTGCGCCGCCAGCATCATGGCCGCCGCGCTGCAACCCGAGCGGCTCGAACTGATGGACGAGCACGAACTCCACGCCGTCAACCGCCATAAGGGCACGGCTTATCCCGAAGCGCCGACCCTCTGGATCGAGCTGGCCGCGTCCACGGCGGCGGGCCTCGGGGAAGCGCTCCACCTGTGCCAGGAGGTCTGCCGCGAGGCCGGGGCGCAGGGTCTGGAAGTGGCGTCGAGCGCCGCCGAGCGCCAGCAGCTCTGGGAAGCGCGCCACCACGCCTACTACGCCATGTGCGCCCTGTATCCCGAAGACGAGCGCCTCAACACCGATCTGTGCGTGCCGCTGCACCGCCTGGCCGAAATGATCGCCTTCACGCGTGCCCGCTGCGACCAGCGCGGCCTGCAGGGCAGCGTGGTGGGACACGTCGGCGACGGCAACTTTCATGTGCTGTTTCACGCCCGCCCCGAGGACCAGGAGAGCTGGAACAAAATTCACGCCACCTACGACGAGATGGTGGACCGGGCGCTGCAGCTCGGCGGCACCTGCAGCGGCGAGCACGGCATCGGACT
- a CDS encoding S8 family peptidase, producing the protein MKRSVLLLGAALSLAAASTASAGRLSPSLLAKARANDNTPIGVIVRFSVANNAQGRQLFANLRAQLQTSLAKLGPAAGFVNEALKKNGVQLWLDQSIYLKLSPVQARVLASLPIVDEIFENFRVNLPAPKAKAQSTAKAPAHLQAVGAVQTRNAGLRGQGVRIGQLDTGVDATHPELRGKVAAFAEFGADGNRVQSSPHDSAQHGTHTAGLLVGNTVGVAPDAKLISALVLPNGEGTFAQVIAGMQWVLDPDNNADTNDGANVVSMSLGLPGTYQEFVVPVKNMLKAGVVPVFAIGNFGPTAGSTGSPGNIPDVIGVGAVDQNNQVASFSSRGPVAWTGAYNGTFVKPDVAAPGVAITSSFPGGRYGSLSGSSQAAPITAGAVAVMLGAKPGSSVDTIKNALYQSASNNGQKNNNTGYGLINLPAALQKLGVKVAGASTPVTPKAVTPTPPASAATPVGPAGYTFCAREGGSCKFSGQKRVAFGADGRYLSGLTSDGFNCTVAEWGSDPVPGKPKACFIQNGGQ; encoded by the coding sequence ATGAAACGTTCCGTACTGCTGCTGGGCGCGGCGCTCAGCCTGGCCGCCGCCAGCACCGCCTCGGCCGGCCGACTCTCACCGTCGCTGCTCGCCAAGGCCCGGGCCAACGACAACACCCCCATCGGCGTCATCGTGCGCTTCAGCGTCGCCAACAACGCCCAGGGCCGTCAGCTCTTCGCCAACCTCCGCGCGCAGCTGCAAACCAGCCTGGCCAAGCTCGGCCCCGCCGCCGGCTTCGTCAACGAAGCGCTCAAGAAAAACGGCGTGCAGCTGTGGCTGGACCAGTCGATCTACCTCAAGCTCTCCCCGGTTCAGGCCCGGGTGCTGGCCAGCTTGCCCATCGTCGACGAGATCTTCGAGAACTTCAGGGTGAATCTTCCGGCCCCCAAAGCCAAGGCGCAGAGCACCGCCAAAGCGCCGGCCCACCTGCAAGCGGTGGGCGCGGTGCAGACCCGCAACGCCGGCCTGAGAGGCCAGGGGGTGAGAATCGGGCAGCTCGATACAGGCGTGGACGCCACACACCCGGAGTTGCGCGGGAAGGTGGCGGCGTTTGCGGAGTTCGGCGCGGACGGCAACCGGGTACAGAGCAGCCCGCATGACAGCGCGCAGCATGGGACGCACACGGCGGGCTTGCTGGTGGGCAACACCGTCGGTGTGGCCCCCGACGCCAAACTCATCAGCGCCCTGGTGCTCCCTAATGGCGAAGGCACGTTTGCTCAGGTGATCGCCGGGATGCAGTGGGTGCTCGACCCCGACAACAACGCCGACACCAACGACGGCGCCAACGTCGTCAGCATGAGTCTGGGTCTACCAGGGACGTATCAGGAGTTTGTGGTGCCGGTCAAGAACATGCTCAAGGCCGGGGTGGTGCCGGTGTTCGCCATCGGCAACTTCGGTCCCACTGCCGGCAGCACCGGCAGTCCCGGCAACATCCCCGATGTCATCGGCGTCGGTGCCGTGGATCAGAACAACCAGGTCGCTTCGTTCAGTTCACGTGGACCAGTGGCCTGGACCGGGGCGTACAACGGGACGTTCGTCAAGCCGGATGTGGCGGCACCGGGGGTGGCGATCACCAGCAGCTTCCCAGGCGGGAGGTACGGCTCGCTGTCGGGGTCGTCTCAGGCCGCGCCGATCACGGCGGGGGCGGTGGCGGTGATGCTGGGGGCCAAACCCGGCAGCAGTGTGGACACCATCAAGAACGCCCTTTACCAGAGCGCCTCCAACAACGGCCAGAAAAACAACAACACCGGCTACGGCCTCATCAACCTCCCCGCCGCTCTCCAGAAACTCGGCGTCAAGGTGGCCGGGGCCAGCACGCCGGTCACGCCCAAAGCCGTCACGCCCACGCCGCCGGCCAGCGCCGCCACGCCGGTCGGCCCGGCCGGATACACGTTCTGCGCGCGGGAGGGGGGCAGCTGCAAGTTCAGCGGCCAGAAGCGGGTAGCCTTCGGTGCCGACGGCCGTTACCTCTCGGGCCTCACCAGTGACGGCTTCAACTGCACCGTGGCCGAATGGGGCTCGGACCCGGTGCCCGGCAAGCCCAAGGCCTGCTTCATCCAGAACGGCGGTCAGTAA
- a CDS encoding amino acid ABC transporter permease, with protein MDFDLIRQNLPFLLQGAGMTLKITALSLFFGVLLGTLVALARLAPLKWLSALALAYIELVRGTPLLVQIFLIFFGLPQLLQQPINEFLAGVIAFSINSSAYVAEIVRSGIQGVARGQTEASLSIGFSPTETLRYIVLPQAFTRVLPPLVNEAISLLKNSSLLSAIAIVELTRSGQLVASRTYKPFEMYLAVSVIYLLMTLLLSFVARRMEARWQVR; from the coding sequence ATGGACTTCGACTTAATTCGCCAGAACCTGCCGTTCCTGCTGCAGGGTGCCGGCATGACCCTCAAGATCACGGCGCTCTCGCTTTTCTTCGGGGTGTTGCTCGGCACGTTGGTGGCACTGGCCCGGCTGGCGCCGCTGAAATGGCTCTCGGCGCTGGCGCTGGCCTACATCGAGCTGGTGCGCGGCACGCCGCTCTTGGTGCAGATTTTCCTGATCTTTTTTGGGCTGCCGCAACTCTTGCAGCAGCCGATCAACGAATTTCTGGCCGGCGTGATCGCCTTCAGCATCAACTCCAGCGCCTACGTGGCCGAGATCGTGCGCTCCGGCATTCAGGGGGTGGCGCGCGGTCAGACCGAGGCCTCACTCTCGATCGGCTTTTCGCCCACCGAGACGCTGCGCTACATCGTCTTGCCGCAGGCCTTCACGCGGGTGTTGCCGCCGCTGGTCAACGAGGCCATCAGCCTGCTGAAAAACTCCTCGCTGCTGTCGGCCATCGCCATCGTGGAACTCACCCGCAGCGGGCAGCTGGTCGCCAGCCGCACCTACAAGCCGTTCGAGATGTATCTGGCGGTGTCGGTGATCTACCTCCTGATGACCTTGCTGCTGAGCTTTGTCGCCCGGCGCATGGAAGCCCGCTGGCAGGTGCGCTGA
- a CDS encoding ATP-binding protein, which translates to MAHFETNEQVSPSELGAAAEHHIRAWWRVTQALEAARSPHEVTQAVVDQGIEALGASAGSVMLVSAGGEALNVVGFSGYRPEELAPWRTLPLHLHTPSTAAFKSRTALFVENQRQAVAEYPALAEVLQHFSGSLVALPLMVREQTLGVLLLTFTVQRSFSPADRMFLLSLSSQCAQALQRSQALHDAQRLNDQLSFLAQASEILSRSLELTETLGSIARLTVPRLTDWCAIYLPSADNLLVPVTVVHQDPQMVAFLQAFIERNPVQIDEDNGTGRVFLTGVPELVPTITDEMYDVLPQPQEWKDDVRRLQLRSVITVPMQAGGRSVGVLGMARTRLEQAYTESDLAFALEVARRAGSAVENAQLYGQAQQEVAERARAQAALDAANSHLEERVLERTRELEEVNADLEAFAYSASHDLRTPMRHIISFSELLSRRLGPDDERSHTMLAQIQQAAGRMNATIDGLLDLSRGSRLQMNKAQVNLDALLQETVQSLIFVTAGRDIEWRFAPLPTVEGDRALLRLVLQNLLDNALKYTRRQARPVIEVSSRRQGDEQIVTVKDNGVGFDPQYAHKLFGAFQRLHHPGDFEGTGIGLANVRRIVSRHGGRVWAESGPDAGASFSFSLPLSAPD; encoded by the coding sequence ATGGCTCACTTTGAAACGAACGAGCAGGTGAGCCCCTCGGAGCTGGGTGCGGCAGCCGAACACCACATCCGGGCCTGGTGGCGGGTGACCCAGGCGCTCGAAGCGGCCCGCTCGCCGCATGAAGTCACGCAGGCGGTCGTCGACCAGGGCATCGAGGCGCTGGGCGCTTCGGCCGGGTCGGTGATGCTGGTCTCGGCCGGCGGCGAGGCCCTGAACGTGGTGGGCTTTTCCGGCTACCGCCCCGAGGAACTCGCGCCCTGGCGCACCCTGCCGCTGCACCTCCACACCCCCTCGACCGCCGCCTTCAAATCCCGGACCGCGCTGTTCGTCGAAAATCAGCGGCAGGCGGTCGCCGAGTACCCGGCGCTGGCCGAGGTGCTGCAGCACTTTTCCGGAAGTCTGGTGGCGCTGCCGCTGATGGTCCGCGAGCAGACCCTGGGGGTGCTGCTGCTCACCTTCACGGTGCAGCGCTCGTTCAGCCCGGCCGACCGGATGTTTCTGCTCTCGCTGTCGAGCCAGTGCGCCCAGGCACTGCAGCGCAGCCAGGCGCTGCACGACGCCCAGCGGCTCAACGATCAGCTCTCGTTTCTGGCGCAGGCCAGCGAGATTCTGAGCCGCTCGCTGGAACTCACCGAGACGCTCGGCAGCATCGCCCGGCTCACCGTGCCGCGCCTGACCGATTGGTGCGCCATTTATCTGCCCTCGGCAGACAACCTGCTGGTCCCGGTGACGGTGGTGCACCAGGACCCGCAGATGGTGGCATTCTTGCAGGCCTTCATCGAGCGCAATCCGGTGCAGATCGATGAAGACAACGGCACCGGGCGGGTGTTTCTGACCGGCGTGCCGGAACTGGTGCCGACCATCACCGACGAGATGTACGACGTGCTGCCGCAGCCGCAGGAGTGGAAAGACGACGTGCGCCGCCTTCAGCTGCGCTCGGTGATCACCGTGCCGATGCAGGCGGGCGGCCGCAGCGTCGGGGTGCTGGGCATGGCCCGTACCCGGCTGGAGCAGGCCTACACCGAGAGCGACCTCGCCTTTGCCCTGGAAGTGGCCCGCCGCGCCGGTTCGGCCGTCGAGAATGCCCAGCTCTACGGTCAGGCCCAGCAGGAGGTCGCCGAGCGCGCCCGCGCCCAGGCGGCGCTCGACGCGGCCAACAGCCACCTGGAAGAACGGGTCTTGGAGCGCACCCGCGAACTCGAAGAAGTCAACGCCGATCTGGAAGCCTTCGCCTACTCGGCTTCGCACGACCTGCGCACGCCCATGCGCCACATCATCAGCTTTTCCGAGCTGCTCTCGCGGCGCCTGGGGCCCGACGACGAGCGCTCACACACCATGCTCGCGCAGATTCAGCAGGCCGCCGGGCGCATGAACGCCACCATCGACGGCCTGCTCGACCTCTCGCGGGGCAGCCGCCTGCAGATGAACAAAGCCCAGGTGAACCTCGACGCGCTGCTTCAGGAGACGGTGCAGAGCCTGATCTTCGTCACGGCGGGCCGCGACATCGAGTGGCGCTTTGCTCCCCTGCCGACGGTAGAAGGCGACCGCGCCCTGCTGAGGCTGGTGTTGCAGAACCTGCTCGACAATGCCCTCAAGTACACCCGCCGGCAGGCGCGGCCCGTCATCGAGGTGAGTTCGCGTCGGCAGGGGGATGAGCAGATCGTCACGGTCAAAGACAACGGCGTGGGCTTCGATCCGCAGTACGCCCACAAACTATTCGGCGCCTTTCAGCGGCTGCACCATCCGGGAGATTTCGAGGGCACCGGCATCGGGCTGGCGAACGTCCGGCGGATCGTCTCGCGCCACGGCGGCCGGGTCTGGGCCGAGAGCGGCCCTGACGCGGGCGCGAGCTTCTCGTTCAGTCTGCCGCTCTCGGCGCCCGACTGA
- the ubiE gene encoding bifunctional demethylmenaquinone methyltransferase/2-methoxy-6-polyprenyl-1,4-benzoquinol methylase UbiE, translating into MTPAPEPQAAPRRSDIPRVGDKQDKAESVQRMFASIAPRYDLLNRVLSLGVDKSWRRAAAREALLLSPTTLLDVATGTGDFALELKRRSPETQVTASDFVPQMLDIGRRKAQARHLEISFEEGDALKLPYPDASFESLTCAFGFRNFADYQRGLAEFWRVLTPGGRLVILEFPPPAEGVFGRVFRFYFRQVLPRIGALISGNAGAYTYLPESVLAFPDPARLARMMHATGFRTRVQLLTFGIAAVHVGTKLA; encoded by the coding sequence ATGACGCCCGCTCCCGAGCCGCAGGCTGCGCCCCGCCGCAGCGACATTCCCCGCGTGGGCGACAAGCAGGACAAAGCCGAGAGCGTGCAGCGGATGTTTGCCAGCATCGCGCCGCGCTACGACCTGCTCAACCGGGTGCTGAGCCTGGGCGTGGACAAAAGCTGGCGCCGGGCAGCGGCCCGCGAAGCGCTGCTGCTGAGTCCCACCACCCTGCTCGACGTGGCCACCGGCACCGGCGACTTCGCCCTGGAACTCAAGCGCCGCTCGCCTGAAACGCAGGTCACCGCCTCGGACTTCGTGCCGCAGATGCTCGACATCGGGCGGCGCAAGGCCCAGGCCCGCCACCTGGAGATCTCGTTCGAGGAAGGCGACGCCCTGAAGCTGCCGTATCCCGACGCCAGCTTCGAGAGCCTGACCTGCGCGTTCGGCTTTCGCAACTTCGCCGATTACCAGCGCGGCCTGGCCGAGTTCTGGCGGGTGCTCACCCCCGGCGGGCGGCTGGTGATCCTGGAGTTTCCGCCGCCAGCCGAAGGGGTGTTCGGGCGGGTCTTCCGCTTCTACTTCCGGCAGGTGCTGCCGCGCATCGGCGCGCTGATCAGCGGCAACGCCGGGGCCTACACCTACCTGCCCGAGAGCGTGCTGGCCTTTCCCGACCCGGCGCGGCTGGCCCGGATGATGCACGCCACCGGGTTTCGCACCCGCGTTCAGCTGCTGACGTTCGGCATCGCGGCTGTGCATGTGGGCACCAAGCTGGCGTAG
- a CDS encoding helix-turn-helix domain-containing protein — translation MALGTAAQAEVHIGARLRAARKHKRLTLEQVVQQTGLDKSFLSRLERDLATPSVATLVKVCAALGIRPGELFGPPQSRLTRAADAPAVNFGGVGVQERLLSQGLSGEVMVLRSLIAPGGHGGEELYTLDADVTFVTVLRGRLEVIIEDAHYFLDEGDSITLSSRIPHNWRNPEAREVEVLWVTSPFL, via the coding sequence ATGGCGCTCGGAACGGCGGCGCAAGCGGAGGTGCATATCGGTGCCCGGCTGCGCGCCGCCCGCAAGCACAAGCGCCTGACGCTGGAACAGGTGGTGCAGCAGACCGGCCTGGACAAATCGTTTCTCAGCCGCCTGGAGCGCGACCTCGCCACGCCCTCGGTCGCCACGCTGGTCAAGGTCTGCGCGGCGCTAGGCATCCGGCCCGGCGAGCTGTTCGGGCCGCCACAAAGCCGCCTGACCCGTGCCGCCGACGCCCCGGCGGTCAATTTCGGCGGGGTGGGGGTGCAGGAGCGGCTGCTCTCGCAGGGACTCAGCGGCGAGGTGATGGTGCTCCGGTCGCTGATCGCGCCGGGCGGGCACGGCGGCGAGGAACTCTACACCCTCGACGCCGACGTGACGTTCGTGACGGTGCTGCGTGGCCGGCTGGAAGTGATCATCGAGGACGCCCACTACTTTCTGGACGAGGGCGACAGCATCACCCTCTCGTCGCGCATTCCGCACAACTGGCGCAACCCCGAGGCCCGCGAAGTGGAAGTGTTGTGGGTCACCAGTCCGTTTTTGTGA
- a CDS encoding PLP-dependent aminotransferase family protein, translating into MLKSVQTSLAEGVIELGVGHPTLQMLPLRELQQASAHRFAQDDPSFLQYGAELGDGPLRQVLAQFLGRQYGLPVAAQELLISGGVSQALDLVCAMFTRPGDTVFVEDPTYFLALGIFRDHQLRVVGLPMDGGGLNVEALPALIAEHRPRLLYTIPTHQNPSGTTLSLERREALVRLAQQHDFMVVADEVYHLLTYGEAPPPPFSAWVGSGQVLSLGSFSKILAPGLRLGWIHGLPGHLERLAANGVIASGGGLSPLSAALARSAIELRLLDPYLEQLRATFRERARALGEALETLAPLGLSFQAPQGGYFIWITLPPGVDSAALLEEAVRVGVRFQPGNRFSPGEMQGRHARLCFAYYGEDELREGVRRLGQALERLLASP; encoded by the coding sequence ATGCTCAAAAGCGTTCAAACTTCGCTGGCCGAGGGCGTCATCGAATTGGGGGTGGGCCACCCGACCCTCCAGATGCTGCCGCTGCGCGAGCTCCAGCAGGCCAGCGCCCACCGCTTTGCCCAGGACGACCCGTCGTTCCTGCAATACGGCGCCGAACTCGGGGACGGCCCGCTGCGCCAGGTGCTCGCGCAGTTCCTGGGCCGGCAATACGGTCTGCCGGTGGCGGCCCAGGAACTGCTGATCTCCGGCGGCGTGTCGCAGGCGCTCGATCTGGTGTGCGCCATGTTCACCCGCCCCGGCGACACCGTCTTCGTGGAAGACCCGACCTACTTTCTGGCGCTGGGCATCTTCCGCGACCACCAGCTGCGCGTGGTGGGCCTGCCGATGGACGGGGGCGGCCTGAACGTGGAGGCGCTGCCGGCCCTGATCGCCGAGCACCGGCCCCGGCTGCTCTACACCATTCCCACCCACCAGAACCCCAGCGGCACCACCCTGAGCCTGGAGCGCCGGGAAGCGCTGGTGCGGCTGGCCCAGCAACACGACTTCATGGTCGTGGCCGACGAGGTCTATCACCTGCTGACCTACGGCGAAGCGCCGCCGCCGCCCTTCTCGGCCTGGGTGGGCAGCGGGCAGGTGCTGAGCCTGGGCTCGTTTTCCAAGATCCTGGCGCCGGGGTTGCGGCTCGGCTGGATTCACGGGCTGCCCGGGCACCTCGAACGGCTGGCGGCCAATGGCGTGATCGCCAGCGGCGGCGGCCTGAGCCCGCTGAGCGCGGCACTGGCCCGCAGCGCCATCGAGCTGAGGTTGCTGGACCCGTACCTGGAGCAGCTGCGCGCCACCTTCCGGGAGCGTGCGCGGGCGCTCGGCGAAGCCCTGGAGACGCTGGCGCCGCTGGGCCTGAGCTTTCAGGCACCGCAGGGCGGCTATTTCATCTGGATCACCTTGCCGCCGGGGGTCGACAGCGCGGCGCTGCTGGAGGAAGCGGTGCGCGTGGGGGTACGCTTTCAGCCGGGCAACCGGTTCTCGCCGGGCGAAATGCAGGGCCGGCACGCCCGGCTGTGTTTCGCCTACTACGGCGAGGACGAGCTGCGCGAGGGCGTGCGGCGGCTGGGCCAAGCGCTGGAGCGCCTGCTCGCTTCTCCGTAA
- a CDS encoding amino acid ABC transporter ATP-binding protein: MTDILQIQGVSKWFGSLQVLKNVNLNVAAGQKIVVIGPSGSGKSTLIRCVNKLEAFQQGEIYVGGQALSGVRRMEAVRRDVGMVFQQFNLFPHLSILKNVTLGPIKLRGLPAPEAEQRALELLARVGIEEQAGKYPAQLSGGQQQRVAIARALAMDPKVMLFDEPTSALDPEMVGEVLDVMRDLARGGMTMIVVTHEMGFAREVADRVVFMDKGELLEDAPPAEFFAAPRLERTRTFLQRVAHH, from the coding sequence GTGACAGATATTCTCCAGATTCAGGGCGTCAGCAAGTGGTTCGGTTCCTTGCAGGTGCTCAAGAACGTCAATCTCAACGTGGCGGCGGGCCAGAAGATCGTGGTGATCGGTCCCTCGGGGTCCGGTAAGAGCACCCTGATCCGCTGCGTCAACAAGCTCGAAGCCTTTCAGCAAGGCGAGATCTACGTCGGCGGTCAGGCCCTGTCCGGTGTGCGGCGCATGGAAGCGGTGCGCCGCGACGTGGGCATGGTGTTTCAGCAGTTCAACCTCTTTCCGCACCTCAGCATCTTGAAAAACGTGACGCTGGGGCCGATCAAGTTGCGCGGCCTGCCGGCCCCCGAAGCCGAGCAGCGGGCGCTGGAACTACTGGCGCGGGTGGGGATCGAGGAGCAGGCCGGCAAGTACCCGGCGCAGCTCTCGGGCGGGCAGCAGCAGCGGGTGGCGATCGCCCGAGCGCTGGCGATGGACCCCAAAGTGATGCTCTTCGACGAGCCCACCTCGGCCCTCGACCCCGAGATGGTGGGCGAGGTGCTGGACGTGATGCGCGACCTGGCGCGCGGCGGCATGACCATGATCGTGGTGACGCACGAGATGGGCTTTGCCCGCGAGGTCGCCGACCGGGTGGTGTTCATGGACAAGGGCGAACTGCTCGAGGACGCCCCGCCCGCCGAGTTCTTCGCCGCGCCGCGCCTGGAGCGCACCCGCACCTTCTTGCAGCGGGTCGCGCACCACTAG